In the Wyeomyia smithii strain HCP4-BCI-WySm-NY-G18 chromosome 2, ASM2978416v1, whole genome shotgun sequence genome, one interval contains:
- the LOC129721297 gene encoding protein CBFA2T2 isoform X1, producing the protein MALDAKAIKEEIPDKDTYESSARKVKGKEQCRTPDSPEGARVVTPRSPISPQVSQHHSSLVPQPRSGGTGTGASSQVVTGRNGSSSPPGETPATRILNGSVTGNGSGGGGGGGGGGGGGGAGSLGSITPPPAITPASAAAVAAAAAAQQDTAKLLKIRRFLGALVQFGQDTNVDIGDRVRSLVLSLASGGLTVDEFQIAVQEATNFPLRSNVVPFLKSHVPVLQREINILSRASKQTPSQYVRSNETSVMEYVQNLADTADIFLSHEGFGSSTPIPTPAINGLSLKRRASDNLYDTHPAGPPEWGDYILPPSKRPHPSLLLASGTPQLYPTHPALFEYQNGALHPHSDGLHSIHRDDRDLRGPSSEAHRPTRIPPGGGSGGATGGSSGGSASSIGAVASANSIGSGNAVSSIGAAAGGTSGEEEWKNIHTMLTCISAMVEKTKRAISILQQRGIETHARDHQDNSIADMKRQTEEKIAEFRRSAEESVNQVKRQAVIEIQRAVAAAEARTIEMFAQERLKMEKMFTDIHRGNADPDPDGSTGGSQNVSTLACWNCGRKANETCSGCNLARYCGSFCQHKDWDQHHQVCGTSRAENAFQKHAASARAALSSRSTTPQQSQSNNSTANGTTAAAK; encoded by the exons GTAAGGAACAATGTCGAACGCCCGATTCACCGGAAGGAGCCCGCGTGGTGACGCCACGTTCACCGATTTCACCCCAGGTGTCACAGCATCACAGCTCGCTAGTGCCCCAGCCGAGATCTGGCGGCACCGGTACCGGAGCGTCATCACAAGTCGTCACCGGTCGCAATGGGAGCTCTTCACCGCCGGGGGAAACTCCGGCGACGCGGATTCTCAACGGAAGTGTCACGGGTAACGGCAGTGGCGGAGGAGGTGGTGGCggcggtggcggtggtggtggtggcgcTGGTAGCCTAGGATCAATCACACCCCCACCGGCTATCACTCCTGCTTCggcagcagcagtggcagcaGCCGCCGCAGCACAGCAGGACACGGCAAAGCTGCTAAAGATTCGACGCTTCCTTGGCGCGCTCGTGCAATTCGGACAGGATACCAATGTGGATATTGGCGACCGGGTGCGCTCGCTAGTGCTGTCGCTGGCG AGTGGCGGTCTCACGGTAGATGAGTTTCAAATAGCCGTCCAAGAGGCAACAAACTTCCCCCTTCGGTCGAACGTGGTTCCCTTCCTGAAATCGCACGTCCCGGTTCTACAGAGGGAAATTAATATTCTTTCGAGAGCCAGCAAACAG ACTCCCTCCCAGTATGTCCGATCGAACGAGACCAGTGTGATGGAATACGTTCAGAACCTAGCCGATACCGCCGACATCTTCCTATCGCACGAAGGATTTGGCTCCTCGACACCGATCCCGACACCTGCCATCAACGGACTGAGCCTGAAACGACGCGCCTCCGATAA CTTATACGATACTCATCCTGCGGGTCCGCCCGAATGGGGCGATTATATACTGCCGCCATCGAAACGTCCACATCCGTCGCTTCTGCTGGCATCCGGGACACCACAGCTCTATCCCACGCATCCGGCACTGTTCGAGTACCAGAACGGGGCACTGCATCCACATTCCGACGGACTG CATTCCATTCACCGAGACGATCGGGACTTGCGGGGACCGTCCAGCGAAGCCCACCGGCCAACAAGGATTCCACCGGGTGGAGGCAGCGGTGGTGCTACTGGTGGTAGTAGCGGGGGTAGTGCCAGCAGCATTGGAGCCGTTGCATCTGCGAACAGTATTGGCTCTGGTAACGCCGTCAGCAGTATCGGCGCGGCTGCTGGAGGAACCAGCGGAGAGGAAGAGTGGAAAAACATTCACACCATGCTAACCTGCATTTCGGCAATGGTCGAAAAGACCAAACGCGCCATCTCGATCCTGCAACAGCGGGGCATCGAAACGCACGCCCGCGACCATCAAGATAATTCGATAGCGGACATGAAACGCCAGACGGAGGAGAAGATTGCCGAGTTCCGGCGCAGTGCGGAAGAGTCTGTGAACCAG GTCAAACGTCAAGCAGTTATTGAAATTCAGCGGGCAGTGGCAGCCGCGGAAGCAAGAACCATTGAAATGTTCGCCCAGGAGAGGCTGAAGATGGAGAAAATGTTCACGGACATTCACCGCGGGAACGCGGATCCCGATCCGGACGGCTCGACAGGGGGAAGCCAGAACGTTAGTACTCTT GCTTGCTGGAACTGCGGTCGGAAGGCGAACGAAACCTGTTCCGGGTGCAATCTGGCCCGGTACTGCGGATCATTTTGCCAGCACAAGGACTGGGATCAGCATCATCAG GTCTGCGGTACATCCCGAGCGGAAAACGCCTTCCAAAAACACGCGGCCAGCGCAAGAGCGGCTTTATCTTCCCGTTCCACGACTCCACAGCAGTCCCAAAGTAACAACAGTACAGCAAATGGAACGACGGCCGCTGCAAAATGA
- the LOC129721297 gene encoding protein CBFA2T2 isoform X2: MALDAKAIKEEIPDKDTYESSARKVKGKEQCRTPDSPEGARVVTPRSPISPQVSQHHSSLVPQPRSGGTGTGASSQVVTGRNGSSSPPGETPATRILNGSVTGNGSGGGGGGGGGGGGGGAGSLGSITPPPAITPASAAAVAAAAAAQQDTAKLLKIRRFLGALVQFGQDTNVDIGDRVRSLVLSLASGGLTVDEFQIAVQEATNFPLRSNVVPFLKSHVPVLQREINILSRASKQTPSQYVRSNETSVMEYVQNLADTADIFLSHEGFGSSTPIPTPAINGLSLKRRASDNLYDTHPAGPPEWGDYILPPSKRPHPSLLLASGTPQLYPTHPALFEYQNGALHPHSDGLHSIHRDDRDLRGPSSEAHRPTRIPPGGGSGGATGGSSGGSASSIGAVASANSIGSGNAVSSIGAAAGGTSGEEEWKNIHTMLTCISAMVEKTKRAISILQQRGIETHARDHQDNSIADMKRQTEEKIAEFRRSAEESVNQVKRQAVIEIQRAVAAAEARTIEMFAQERLKMEKMFTDIHRGNADPDPDGSTGGSQNACWNCGRKANETCSGCNLARYCGSFCQHKDWDQHHQVCGTSRAENAFQKHAASARAALSSRSTTPQQSQSNNSTANGTTAAAK, translated from the exons GTAAGGAACAATGTCGAACGCCCGATTCACCGGAAGGAGCCCGCGTGGTGACGCCACGTTCACCGATTTCACCCCAGGTGTCACAGCATCACAGCTCGCTAGTGCCCCAGCCGAGATCTGGCGGCACCGGTACCGGAGCGTCATCACAAGTCGTCACCGGTCGCAATGGGAGCTCTTCACCGCCGGGGGAAACTCCGGCGACGCGGATTCTCAACGGAAGTGTCACGGGTAACGGCAGTGGCGGAGGAGGTGGTGGCggcggtggcggtggtggtggtggcgcTGGTAGCCTAGGATCAATCACACCCCCACCGGCTATCACTCCTGCTTCggcagcagcagtggcagcaGCCGCCGCAGCACAGCAGGACACGGCAAAGCTGCTAAAGATTCGACGCTTCCTTGGCGCGCTCGTGCAATTCGGACAGGATACCAATGTGGATATTGGCGACCGGGTGCGCTCGCTAGTGCTGTCGCTGGCG AGTGGCGGTCTCACGGTAGATGAGTTTCAAATAGCCGTCCAAGAGGCAACAAACTTCCCCCTTCGGTCGAACGTGGTTCCCTTCCTGAAATCGCACGTCCCGGTTCTACAGAGGGAAATTAATATTCTTTCGAGAGCCAGCAAACAG ACTCCCTCCCAGTATGTCCGATCGAACGAGACCAGTGTGATGGAATACGTTCAGAACCTAGCCGATACCGCCGACATCTTCCTATCGCACGAAGGATTTGGCTCCTCGACACCGATCCCGACACCTGCCATCAACGGACTGAGCCTGAAACGACGCGCCTCCGATAA CTTATACGATACTCATCCTGCGGGTCCGCCCGAATGGGGCGATTATATACTGCCGCCATCGAAACGTCCACATCCGTCGCTTCTGCTGGCATCCGGGACACCACAGCTCTATCCCACGCATCCGGCACTGTTCGAGTACCAGAACGGGGCACTGCATCCACATTCCGACGGACTG CATTCCATTCACCGAGACGATCGGGACTTGCGGGGACCGTCCAGCGAAGCCCACCGGCCAACAAGGATTCCACCGGGTGGAGGCAGCGGTGGTGCTACTGGTGGTAGTAGCGGGGGTAGTGCCAGCAGCATTGGAGCCGTTGCATCTGCGAACAGTATTGGCTCTGGTAACGCCGTCAGCAGTATCGGCGCGGCTGCTGGAGGAACCAGCGGAGAGGAAGAGTGGAAAAACATTCACACCATGCTAACCTGCATTTCGGCAATGGTCGAAAAGACCAAACGCGCCATCTCGATCCTGCAACAGCGGGGCATCGAAACGCACGCCCGCGACCATCAAGATAATTCGATAGCGGACATGAAACGCCAGACGGAGGAGAAGATTGCCGAGTTCCGGCGCAGTGCGGAAGAGTCTGTGAACCAG GTCAAACGTCAAGCAGTTATTGAAATTCAGCGGGCAGTGGCAGCCGCGGAAGCAAGAACCATTGAAATGTTCGCCCAGGAGAGGCTGAAGATGGAGAAAATGTTCACGGACATTCACCGCGGGAACGCGGATCCCGATCCGGACGGCTCGACAGGGGGAAGCCAGAAC GCTTGCTGGAACTGCGGTCGGAAGGCGAACGAAACCTGTTCCGGGTGCAATCTGGCCCGGTACTGCGGATCATTTTGCCAGCACAAGGACTGGGATCAGCATCATCAG GTCTGCGGTACATCCCGAGCGGAAAACGCCTTCCAAAAACACGCGGCCAGCGCAAGAGCGGCTTTATCTTCCCGTTCCACGACTCCACAGCAGTCCCAAAGTAACAACAGTACAGCAAATGGAACGACGGCCGCTGCAAAATGA